In one Corallococcus silvisoli genomic region, the following are encoded:
- a CDS encoding metallophosphoesterase family protein produces MRLLLISDTHGHLDIIERLAKESRADAVLHAGDFGFYDGGSVERIESRELFLRVVHSKLRGDAKPRAKKLKGDALRAFVREQLPLSDLGGWLDSGRGFSLPTFAVWGNHEDGAVVSALLEGKRRVPNLTLLGTATCGPFRFFGLGGNLLPALLGENAPLDGGRGKILTTERELSALLDSAPPRVAGEVRVLVTHVSPGKEPLVGLLATALDADLTVSGHMGSPYGCVWDDFAVRGPSEAEKRLASAVAVLPKALRARLPAPASDEGRARWYRGTFHVNLPDAPDGHAVVEFVGGRVRLETVSAGLPSRS; encoded by the coding sequence ATGCGCCTGCTGCTCATCTCCGACACCCATGGACATCTCGACATCATCGAGCGGCTCGCGAAGGAGTCCCGGGCCGACGCAGTCTTGCACGCAGGGGACTTCGGCTTCTACGACGGCGGTAGCGTGGAGCGCATCGAGTCGCGCGAGCTGTTCCTCCGGGTCGTCCACTCGAAGCTGCGCGGCGACGCGAAGCCGCGGGCCAAGAAGCTGAAGGGCGACGCCCTGCGCGCCTTCGTCCGCGAGCAGCTGCCGCTGTCCGACCTCGGCGGGTGGCTGGACTCCGGGCGGGGATTCTCCCTGCCCACGTTCGCGGTGTGGGGCAATCACGAGGATGGCGCCGTGGTCTCCGCGCTGCTGGAGGGGAAGAGGCGCGTCCCCAACCTGACGCTGCTGGGGACGGCGACCTGTGGCCCCTTCCGCTTCTTCGGCCTGGGGGGAAACCTCCTCCCGGCGCTGCTGGGAGAGAACGCGCCGCTCGATGGGGGCCGGGGGAAGATCCTCACGACGGAGCGGGAGCTGTCAGCGCTGCTCGACTCCGCGCCGCCGAGGGTCGCGGGGGAGGTCCGCGTGCTCGTGACCCACGTGAGCCCTGGGAAGGAGCCGCTGGTCGGACTCCTCGCGACGGCCCTCGACGCGGACCTGACCGTCTCCGGGCACATGGGTTCGCCCTATGGCTGTGTCTGGGATGACTTCGCGGTGCGTGGCCCCTCCGAGGCCGAGAAGCGGCTCGCCAGCGCCGTGGCGGTGCTCCCAAAGGCCCTGCGGGCACGGCTCCCCGCGCCCGCGTCAGACGAGGGCCGGGCCCGCTGGTACCGGGGCACCTTCCACGTCAACCTCCCGGATGCGCCGGATGGTCACGCCGTGGTCGAGTTCGTGGGTGGACGCGTGCGGTTGGAGACGGTGTCCGCCGGTCTGCCCTCGCGGTCATGA
- a CDS encoding GNAT family N-acetyltransferase has product MAAHLRIECGPCILRPWRRGDEEALVRHANNREVWRHLRDRFPHPYTPEDAAWWVGHTASEPSPTNFAIEVASEAVGSMGLILGTDIERYSAEVGYWLGQSLWGRGITAAALEGFCAWAFECFDLIRLFALPFADNAASCRVLEKAGFQREGLMRQSAVKDGKVHDQALYARLRLVGLRDSDLTGGAASR; this is encoded by the coding sequence ATGGCTGCGCACCTCCGAATCGAGTGTGGTCCCTGCATCCTGCGCCCATGGCGGCGCGGGGATGAGGAAGCCCTCGTCCGACACGCCAACAATCGCGAAGTGTGGCGCCACCTTCGCGACCGGTTTCCCCACCCCTACACGCCCGAGGATGCCGCATGGTGGGTAGGCCACACGGCCAGCGAGCCTTCTCCGACAAACTTCGCAATCGAGGTGGCGAGCGAGGCCGTGGGCTCCATGGGGCTGATTCTCGGCACGGACATCGAGCGCTATTCGGCAGAGGTGGGCTATTGGCTCGGCCAGTCACTTTGGGGCCGGGGCATCACAGCCGCGGCGCTCGAGGGCTTTTGCGCTTGGGCCTTCGAGTGCTTCGACCTCATCCGCCTGTTCGCGCTCCCCTTCGCGGACAATGCCGCGTCGTGCCGGGTGCTGGAGAAGGCCGGCTTCCAGCGCGAGGGTCTGATGCGGCAGAGCGCCGTGAAGGACGGAAAAGTCCACGATCAGGCCCTCTATGCGCGCCTTCGCCTGGTGGGCTTGAGGGACTCCGACCTGACGGGTGGTGCGGCGTCTCGCTAA
- a CDS encoding chloride channel protein codes for MERPEVERVEAGLDGGPEARETLPVAPSMGPALVGVRTPHVMESVDRRVVFISTIAVVLALAAGLVAQALSALIGLFTNIAFFGRFTTAPVSPADNTLGPWVIVVPVVGAIIVGFMARYGSRAIRGHGIPEAMENVLYNQSRIPPRMTFLKPLSAAVAIGTGGPFGAEGPIIATGGALGSLVGQLLHVTADERKALLAAGAAAGMAATFGAPVSAVLLAVELLLFEYRPRSVIPVALATATATGVRMAFVGGAPAFVMPDLLPPSGSALAFYIVLGAVMGVASTLVTRAVYAIEDAFERLSLHWMWWPALGAVVVGVVGFFSPRTLGVGYTNIEDILSGRFVGTAMLFFCAMKFLSWSVALGSGTSGGTLAPLFTLGGALGSGLGLLATHLSPGLGVDVRVAALVGMAAIFAGASRALLASVVFAFEATRQPMGLLPLLGGCAAAYLVSALMMRHSIMTEKLARRGGRVVTEYGVDALGQALVRDVGLRPVVSLEADRPLGEVRAWLASGTPGSTHQGFPVVAGGGLVGVVTRRDLLDGRDAAGRRVRELVKRPLAVAYADSSLREAADLMVEVGVGRLPVVHRDAPTRVVGILTRSDLLGANRPRMEDSRRMERGVGGPRRTGPSPA; via the coding sequence ATGGAGCGGCCTGAGGTGGAGCGCGTCGAGGCGGGCCTGGACGGAGGCCCCGAGGCGCGGGAGACGTTGCCGGTGGCCCCGTCGATGGGGCCGGCGCTCGTGGGCGTGCGCACGCCGCATGTGATGGAGTCGGTGGATCGGCGCGTGGTGTTCATCAGCACCATCGCCGTGGTGCTGGCGCTGGCCGCGGGGTTGGTGGCGCAGGCGCTGAGTGCGCTCATCGGGCTCTTCACCAACATCGCCTTCTTCGGCCGCTTCACCACGGCGCCTGTGTCTCCGGCGGACAACACGCTGGGCCCGTGGGTCATCGTGGTGCCAGTGGTGGGGGCCATCATCGTCGGCTTCATGGCGCGCTATGGCTCACGCGCCATCCGCGGGCACGGCATCCCCGAGGCGATGGAGAACGTGCTCTACAACCAGAGCCGCATTCCGCCGCGGATGACATTCCTCAAGCCGTTGTCGGCGGCGGTAGCCATCGGTACCGGTGGCCCCTTCGGCGCGGAGGGACCCATCATCGCGACGGGCGGCGCGCTGGGCTCGCTGGTGGGGCAGCTGCTCCACGTCACCGCGGATGAGCGCAAGGCCCTGCTGGCAGCGGGCGCTGCGGCGGGCATGGCGGCGACGTTTGGCGCTCCGGTGTCCGCGGTGCTGCTCGCGGTGGAGTTGCTCCTGTTCGAGTACCGGCCCCGCTCCGTCATCCCCGTGGCGCTGGCCACCGCCACCGCGACGGGCGTGCGCATGGCCTTCGTGGGGGGCGCACCCGCGTTCGTCATGCCGGACCTCCTGCCCCCGAGCGGCTCCGCGCTCGCCTTCTACATCGTGCTGGGCGCGGTGATGGGCGTGGCGTCCACGCTGGTTACCCGCGCTGTGTATGCCATCGAGGACGCCTTCGAGAGACTGTCGCTGCACTGGATGTGGTGGCCCGCGCTGGGCGCGGTCGTGGTGGGCGTGGTGGGCTTCTTCTCCCCTCGCACGCTGGGCGTGGGCTACACCAATATCGAGGACATCCTCTCCGGCCGCTTCGTGGGCACGGCGATGCTGTTCTTCTGCGCGATGAAGTTCCTCTCCTGGTCAGTGGCGCTGGGAAGCGGCACTTCGGGCGGCACGTTGGCGCCGCTCTTCACGCTGGGCGGCGCCCTGGGCTCCGGCTTGGGGCTGCTGGCGACCCACCTGTCGCCGGGGCTGGGCGTGGACGTGCGCGTGGCGGCGCTGGTGGGCATGGCGGCCATCTTCGCGGGGGCGTCCCGTGCGCTGTTGGCCTCGGTGGTGTTCGCCTTCGAGGCGACGCGCCAGCCCATGGGGCTGCTGCCGCTGCTGGGGGGCTGCGCGGCGGCCTATCTCGTATCCGCGCTGATGATGCGTCACTCCATCATGACGGAGAAGCTGGCCCGGCGCGGCGGGCGCGTCGTCACCGAGTACGGCGTGGACGCGCTGGGACAGGCGCTGGTGCGCGACGTGGGGCTCAGGCCCGTGGTGTCGCTGGAGGCGGATCGGCCGCTGGGAGAGGTGCGCGCGTGGCTCGCCTCCGGCACGCCGGGCAGCACGCATCAAGGCTTCCCGGTGGTGGCCGGTGGGGGGCTCGTCGGTGTCGTCACCCGCCGCGACCTGCTGGATGGCCGCGACGCCGCGGGCCGGCGCGTGCGCGAGCTGGTGAAGCGTCCTCTGGCAGTGGCGTACGCGGACAGCTCGCTGCGCGAGGCGGCGGACCTGATGGTGGAGGTGGGCGTTGGCCGGCTGCCGGTGGTGCACCGTGACGCTCCCACGCGTGTGGTGGGCATCCTGACGCGCAGTGATCTGCTCGGCGCCAACCGGCCGCGGATGGAGGATTCGCGGCGGATGGAGCGCGGCGTGGGAGGCCCCCGGCGGACGGGGCCGTCGCCGGCCTGA
- a CDS encoding MarR family winged helix-turn-helix transcriptional regulator produces the protein MDGIRRLVRLLRVSARASEQLVGISGAQLFVLQRLAEAGPCSINTLAEQTLTHQSSVSTVVARLIERGLVTRRPSPRDGRRVEVSLAPAGRALLREAPPMAQAQLIAGLRRLKPDVREGFARGLSALVSELGLDGDSPPLFFEEEAKPRGRRKEKSNGAA, from the coding sequence ATGGACGGCATCCGCCGTCTGGTGCGCCTGCTGCGCGTTTCGGCCCGAGCGTCCGAGCAGTTGGTGGGCATCAGCGGCGCGCAGCTCTTCGTGCTGCAGCGGCTGGCGGAGGCCGGCCCCTGTTCCATCAACACCCTGGCCGAGCAAACCCTCACGCACCAGAGCAGCGTGTCGACGGTGGTGGCGCGCCTCATCGAAAGAGGGCTCGTCACGCGCCGGCCCTCGCCGCGGGATGGCCGCCGGGTGGAGGTGTCGCTGGCTCCCGCGGGCCGGGCGCTGTTGCGTGAGGCTCCGCCCATGGCCCAGGCCCAGCTCATCGCCGGGCTGCGGAGACTGAAGCCGGACGTACGCGAGGGGTTTGCACGCGGGCTGTCCGCGCTGGTGTCGGAGCTGGGGCTGGACGGCGACTCGCCGCCGCTCTTCTTCGAGGAAGAAGCGAAGCCGCGCGGGCGGCGCAAGGAGAAGTCGAATGGAGCGGCCTGA